The Carcharodon carcharias isolate sCarCar2 chromosome 37 unlocalized genomic scaffold, sCarCar2.pri SUPER_37_unloc_2, whole genome shotgun sequence genome contains the following window.
accctcaccctgatacactcatcctcaccctgatacactcaccttcaccctgacacactcacccgCCTGACACATTCAACCCCACCCTGATACACTCACCCacctgacacactcaccctgacccactcacctacctgacacactcaccctcaccctgatacactcacccacctgacacactcactcgcctgacacactcaccagcctgacacactcactcgcctgacacactcaccctcaccctgacacactcacccgtctgacacactcacccacctgaCACACTCACCCGCACCCTGATACACTCACCCACCTGACACACTCACTCGCCTGACACACTCACCCgcctgacacactcaccctcaccctgacacactcacccgtctgacacactcaccctcaccctgatacactcacccacctgacacactcactcacctgacacactcacccgcctgacacactcaccctcaccctgacacactcacccgtctgacacactcaccctcaccctgatacACTCACCCACCTGACACACTCACCTGCCTGACACACTCATCCACCTgatactcaccctcaccctgacacactcacccccaccctgacacactgaccgccaccctgacacactcaccccaccccgacagcCCCACTCCAGCACACTCACctccaccccgacacactcacccacctgaaatactcacccccaccctgacacaaTCACCCGCctgacacactcacccccacctgacacactcaccctcaccctgacactcaccaccAACCTGACACACTCATCACCACCCTGACACTCTCACCCACCTGAAATactcaccccaccctgacacaatCACCCGCctgacacactcacccccacctgacacactcactcccctgacacactcacatccaccccGAAAGCCCAACCCCAGCACACTCAAccccctgacacacacccccTGCCCCGACACACTCAACTCCCTGATGCACACAGCAATCCCTCCACTGATCGCTATATACTCAGTCGCAATGACAATATGATCCTCCATTCAGAGATGCTGCCTCAGGACCATGGATGGGGACAGGGGAAGAGGTATTAGGATCCCCattcatatgaacaaggagcctgctccaccattcaataagatcatggctgatctgaatgcaacctcaaccccacattcctgcctacccccgataacctttcaccctgttGTTAATcatgaatctatccacctctgccctaaaaatattcaaagactctgcttccaccacaagggagttccagagactcacatctatgagctttcctaattccctgctgtacctgtatactaaccttttgtgattcatgcactaggacacccagattcctctcaATCTCAGtgctcctcaatctctcaccatttagataataagcttctttttttattcttcctgccaaaatgaacaatttcacatttgcccacattataccccatttgccagatttttactCACTCGCTTAACCTACCTTTGTCACTTTGTActctccttatgttctcttcacaatttactttcctacctatctttgtgtcacctgcaaatttagcaaactttccttcggtcccttcacccaagtcatttatataaattataaacagttgaggccccagcactgatccctgtgctcaccactcctcacatcctgccagccaggaaaagacccatttatgcctattctctgcttcctgttagccagccaatcttctatccatgccaatacgttaccccctacaccacgagcttttattttctgcaataacctttcatgtggcactttatcaaatgccttctgaaaatcccagtacagcacatccaccagttcccccttaTTCATGGcaaatatgacttcttcaaagaactccaataaattggttaaacctaGAACCAGAGATAAGTTacagtgtagaaagaggccattcagcccagcgtgtctgcactggccagaAAAAGTGAAGAAAAGGAACTAGTCACTCACTTTAACCCCACTTCCCAGCCCCTGGTCCGTGgccttgcagcttacagcacttcaggtgcagatccagttaCCTTTTAAATATTGAGCCTTTCAGCCTCAATCACCGATTTAGGCCGTGaattccagacccccaccaccctctgggtgaaaaggttttccctcatgtcccctctaatccttctaccaatcaccttcaatctgtgccccctggtaactgacccctcagccagggggaacaagtctttcctgtctaccctctctaggcccctcataattttgtacatctcaattcagtcacccctcagcctcccctgTTCTAAAGAAAAGGACCCCAGCCCTTCCAATCtctcattgctgcaattttcaagccctggcaacattcttgtaaatctcctctgctccctctccagagcaatgatgtccttcctgtaatgtgaccagaactgtatacacAACTCCAtattaaccagcattttatacagttccatcattacacccCTGCtgttgtattcaatacctcgtccaataaagggaAGAATTCCATATGCttcctttaccaccttatccacctgtcctgccaccttcagggacctgtggacatgcaatccaaggtctctcacttcctcaacccctctcaatatcctcccgtttattgagtattccctggcttcgtttgccctccccaaatgcattacctcacacttttccggattaaattccatttgccatttctccgcccacaaaaccaaaccattgatataattctggagttgacaactatcctcttcactatcaactacaccgCCAATtactgtgtcatctgcaaatttcccaatcatgcctcccacatttaagtctaaatcataaATATACATGACAAcagcaagggcccaaacactgagccctgtggaacgccactggaaactttttcctttcacaaaaacacccctcgaccattactctttgcttcctgtcacacagccaattttggatccaactcgccaccttcccctgtatcccttgggatctcactttcctgacctgtgtgctatgtgggaccttgtcaaatgccttacagAAATCcacgtagacaacatccactgcactaccctcaccaatcctccttgttacttcctcatgAAATTCAGTTAAGTttgtaagacatgatcttccccgaACAAAACCTGATCGATCCCTGCCTTCCtatgtgacagtttatcctgtctctcagaactgattccaataatttgtccaccACCGAAGTCAGGCTGACTGACCTATCATTCCCTGGCCTATCCCGTGCACCTCTTTCAAATAGTGGTACAATGTTCGCAGAGCTGGTATCCTCTGGGACTTTGCCTGTATCTATtgaggattgaaaaatgatcctcagagcatctgttatttcctccctggcttccttccgcagcctgggacacaatccATCCGgctctggtgacttatccaccttcaaggataccTGTCCCTCCAGtgattcctctctcactatgctcatTGTATCTAAtatctcacactccccctctttaactagaatgtctggatcatccctctccttggtgaagacagagacaaagtgctcatcgagaaccctgcccacatcttcagcctCAACACACAAGTTACCACATGCCAAGGACcatggatgggggaggggtgagaggcgCTTGCATACCCCCCATTCAGAGACTTTGCCTCAGGACcatggatgggggaggggatgagaggCACTgggatccccccaccccccaaccattcAGAGACTTTGCCTCAGGACCATGGATGGGGGAGGTGTGAGAGGCACTGGGATCCCCCCATTCAGAGACTTTGCCTCAGGACcatggatgggggaggggtgagaggcaCTGGGATCCCCCCATTCACAGACTTTGCCTCAGGACcatggatgggggaggggatgagaggCACTgggatccccccaccccccaccccccaaccattcAGAGACTTTGCCTCAGGACcatggatgggggaggggatgagaggCACTgggatccccccaccccccaccccccaaccattcAGAGACTTTGCCTCAGGACcatggatgggggaggggatgagaggCACTgggatccccccaccccccaaccattcAGAGACTTTGCCTCAGGACCATGGATGGGCTTAGTACCTGCAGGGGGTTCTGGCTCCGCCCCTCGCTGGTCGACATTGATCTCTGATTGGTGCAGGTCGTAAGGTGGCTCCGCCCCCTGCCCTTCGACGTGTGATTGGTGAAAACGCTGCGATGAACCCGCCCCTTGTAGTTTGATGTCGATCTGTGGCTGGTCGAAGTGCTGGATTGTCATGGTTCCTCGCGCCTCGAAACCTGATTGGTTAAACAGGGCAGGCGCCGCCTCGCGCTTACCTATGTTCATTTGTGATTGGTTGAGGCTGAAGACAGGCGGCCCCGCCCCTTGGCTGTCGGGCTGTGATTGGTTCAGGTGGGCGCTGGGCGGTCCTGTGCCTCGGTTGACGGTCTCTGAATGGTTGAGGTGGACGCTTGGCTGCCGAGCCCCTTGGCCGTTAGTCTGTGATTGGTTGAGGTGGAGGCTAGCCGGCCCCGCCTCTTGACCGCCGGGCTGTGACTGGTTGAAGTGCTGCCAGGTGGCCTCCGTCCCGGGCTGCTCGAAGCCTGATTGGTCAAAAAGGGCCGGAGCTGAGATCTGTAATTGGTGCAGACGCACCGGCGACGTGCTGCGTTGCTTGGGCCGCGATTGGTCAGCCATGCCGGAGGCCGGGCCCGCCCACTGAGGCTCAATGCGTGATTGGGTGAGACGgtcgggccccgccccctgctgcTCGATGTTGATCTGTGATTGGTTGAGGAGGTGCTCCACCCATGATGCCATGACGACGTCCCTCTCGCTGGGAGTTAGGCTGAGTGAGGCCTGGTGTTTCTGCAGGATGTGCCGCTTGATGGTGCTGAGCTTGAGGGTGGCCAGGGTGCTGCCGCACACCATGCAGACCAGGCCGTTCCGCAGGCAGTCATAGTCCATCAGGTACTCGGTCCTCCAGCGCTCCTGGTAATATCGCCGCACCGGCTTCCCCGGCCGCCGGGGCACCGCCTCCTTCCCCGGGGGGCCGCCTTTCCTCGACTGCCCGACCCCTTCAGCCCTCAGTGTCGGCATCGTCTGGGCTGGTTCCGGGCTGAGAGCGAGCTCGGCCGGGACGGTGTCCAGGGCTGGAGTTGTCACTGGAAGAAAGTTACAGACcgtgagacacagagagggaggaacaggcagagagggagagagagaggggggggggggggcggacaggcagagagagagagagaggaactggcagagagagagagaggaactggcagtgagagagagagaggaactggcagtgagagagtgagagcgcgaggaacaggcagagagagagagagcgaggaacaggcagagagagagagagaggaactggcagtgagagagagagaggaactggcagtgagagagagagaggaactggcagtgagagagtgagagcgcgaggaactggcagtgagagagagcgaggaacaggcagagagagagagagcgaggaacaggcagagagagagagggaggaacaggcagagggagagggaggaacaggcagagggagagggaggaacaggcagtgagagagagggaggaacaggcagtgagagagagggaggaacaggcagtgagagagagagagagggaggaactggcagtgagagagagagagagagaggaactggcagtgagagagagagagagagagaaactggcagtgagagagagagagagagagagaggaactggcagtgagagagagagagaggaactggcagtgagagagagagagagagaggaactggcagtgagagagtgagagcgcgaggaactggcagtgagagagagcgaggaacaggcagagagagagagagcgaggaacaggcagagagagagggaggaacaggcagagggagagggaggaacaggcagtgagagagagagggaggaacaggcagtgagagagagagagggaggaacaggcagtgagagagagagagagggaggaacaggcagtgagagagagagagagggaggaacaggcagtgagagagagagagagggaggaacaggcagtgagagagagagagagggaggaacaggcagtgagagagggagagggaggaacaggcagtgagagagagagagggaggaacaggcagtgagagagagagagggaggaacaggcagtgagagagagagagagggaggaacaggcagtgagagagagagagagagggaggaacaggcagtgagagagagagagggaggaacaggcagtgagagagagagagggaggaacaggcagagagagagggaggaacaggcagagaggggggaacaggcagagagagagagaggaactggcagtgagagagagagagggggggggggggacaggcagagagagagagaggaacaggcagagagagagagagagggggggggggggacaggcagagagagagagagaggaactggcagagagagagagaggaactggcagagagagagagaggaactggcagagagggagagagagagggggggggggggggcggacaggcagagagagggggggggggacaggcagagagagagagagagaggaacaggcagagagagagagaggaacaggcagagagagagagagagagggggggggggacaggcagagagagagagagaggaactggcagagagagagagaggaactggcagagagagagagaggaactggcagagagagagagaggaactggcagagagagagagaggaacaggcagagagagagaggggaacaggcagagaggggggaacaggcagagagagagagaggaacaggcagagagagagagaggaacaggcagagagagagagaggaacaggcagagagagagaggaacaggcagagagagagagaggaacaggcagagagagagagaggaacaggcagagagagagagaggaacaggcagagagagagagaggaacaggcagagagagagaggggaacaggcagagaggggggaacaggcagagagagagggaggaacaggcagtgagagagagagagggaggaacaggcagtgagagagagagagagggaggaacaggcagtgagagagagagagagggaggaacaggcagtgagagagagagagggaggaacaggcagtgagagagagagagggaggaacaggcagtgagagagagagaggggggggaacaggcagtgagagagagggagaggaacaggcagtgagagagagagggagaggaacaggcagtgagagagagagggagaggaacaggcagtgagagagagagggagaggaacaggcagtgagagagagagggaggaacaggcagtgagagagagagggagaggaacaggcagtgagagagagagggagaggaacaggcagtgagagagagagggagaggaacaggcagtgagagagagagggagaggaacaggcagtgagagagagagggagaggaacaggcagtgagagagagagggagaggaacaggcagtgagagagagagggagaggaacaggcagtgagagtgagagagtgtggggggcagggtgagggagggaggaggcagatGCCACAGTGAATGAGCTATGGTGACAGAGTGTGATCAGGAAGGTTGgtgagcataaacactggcagagACCAGTTAGGCTCAAtggcttgttcctgtgctgtaacttgcaGAATGCGGGAAAGTGTAGCTAAGATGCAGATCAGGAAAGGTCTAATGAAATGGGTGAAGGAGCACCAGGGCTTCCTCCTGATAAAGCAGGTAGTGGGACTTGGAGAGCCCACAACAACACAAACAAGAGACCACAGCTGCTGGGATGAGAGCTGTCCCCTGAGCGAGTGCTGCAAGACCTACCTGGGGCAAGATCTGTGTGGACTgctatgggttcaagccccagagCATCTGGCTTCTCCTGTTGGTAGCTGTGGTTCACCAGATGCTCGACCCAGGTTGCGATGACCACCTCCTTCTCGGAGCGAGTGAGGAGCATGGTGTCCTGGTGTTTCTGCAGGATGTGTCTCTTGATGGTGCTGAGCTTGAGGGTGGCCAGGGTGCTGCCGCACACCATGCAGACCAGGCCGTGCCTCAGGCAGTCATAGTCCATCAGATAGTCCATCTTCCAGCGCTCCTGGTAAAACCGCCGGTGATCCCTGCCGGCCAGCCGGCTCCTGCGCCTTTGCCATTTTGCTGAGTCTGTGGATTCTGCTGGAGGCCCAGTTTCAGCAGTGGTTTCGGCCAGTTCTAAACCCTCGCAATTCAGAGAGGCTTCGTATCCTAGACAAGAAAATAGCACAACATCAACATCCCCAATCTAAACCTGacaccccaaccccaatcccagtctcagtcttgaacatactgagTGActcagcttccacagccctctgggctagagaattccaaagaaattccttctcgtctcagtcctaagtggcctgcctcttaccctgagactgtcccctggttctcgacaccccccccccactcaagccaggagaaacatcctacCTTGTAGAGCCCTGTAAaagctttcattcttctaaactctagagaatacagcccagtctcctcaatctctccccataggacaatgattcctgggatggaggcagTCTcatgaacctctgttgcactcccactatgacaagtatatccttcttgaagcaaggagaccaaaaccgtgactaatactccaggtgcggtctcaccaaggctctatataattgcagcaaggcacctttactcctgtactcaaatcctcttgcaataaaggccactaATTGCTTGTTACACCTACATGTTAGGGttcagtgacttatgaataaGGTCAGCCGGGTTCCTTTGGACATGAacaattcccaatctctcactatttaagaaatactctgcatctcCAATCCTCCTTCCAAAGTAAATAACTttatatttttccacattacattccatctgccacgttcttGCCTGCTCATTTAGCCTGTCGAAATCCCCTTGAAGCACCTTTGCATCCTCTTcaactctcactcctgtctagttttgtgtcatctgcaaccttggaaatgttacatttaatccccacatccaaaccattgatacagattgtgaacagctggggcccaagcactgatccttgtgggtaCCCCAgtggtcacagcctgccaacctgagagtgacctgtttattcctactctctgttttctgtctttaaccaattctcaatcctgcCAGTATATTCCCCCCCAATCCCACATGCTCTCATTTTGTTCACTAACCTCCTGTGGgtccttatcgaaagccttctgaaaatccaaatacaccacatccactggttgtcCCTTATCTATtccttacatcctcaaaaaactcaaacagGACTGttaaccatgatttccctttcataaatccacattgactctgcccaatcctaccattattttcccaagtgtcctgttatcacatcctttataacagattctggcattttctccgctactgatgtcagactaacaggtctggagtctcttttctctctcccttcttccttaaatagtggggttacatttgccaccttccaatgcAGGAACCAGTCCAGAGTCttttagaattttgaaagatggtcAGCAGTGCATTTATtgtctctacagccacctctttcaacactgtctactttcagtcccattcatttctccagCGCTGCTTTTTTTGTCATTACACTCAAATCGTTGTTATCCAGCATGCACAGCGAATGGATGGTGCTGGTTAATCAAAAATCCCGGTTAACAGAGTCCATTTACCATTAGAATACACTGTTACAATGAGGTTAGCAGGGGCGAGCAGTCCTCCTTTTGTCCCATGCCTGAGTTGgttataacagagtttgaatttaaaaaggcGACCTTGCCAATTGAATATATATTTGATTATGTGTCACTCAGAGTAAGAAATAAGCCAGCCGGGTTCCTCAA
Protein-coding sequences here:
- the LOC121274692 gene encoding uncharacterized protein C11orf95-like, translating into MSSHPCYFGDCETADILDLVFVILQTIVIIIQQGYEASLNCEGLELAETTAETGPPAESTDSAKWQRRRSRLAGRDHRRFYQERWKMDYLMDYDCLRHGLVCMVCGSTLATLKLSTIKRHILQKHQDTMLLTRSEKEVVIATWVEHLVNHSYQQEKPDALGLEPIAVHTDLAPVTTPALDTVPAELALSPEPAQTMPTLRAEGVGQSRKGGPPGKEAVPRRPGKPVRRYYQERWRTEYLMDYDCLRNGLVCMVCGSTLATLKLSTIKRHILQKHQASLSLTPSERDVVMASWVEHLLNQSQINIEQQGAGPDRLTQSRIEPQWAGPASGMADQSRPKQRSTSPVRLHQLQISAPALFDQSGFEQPGTEATWQHFNQSQPGGQEAGPASLHLNQSQTNGQGARQPSVHLNHSETVNRGTGPPSAHLNQSQPDSQGAGPPVFSLNQSQMNIGKREAAPALFNQSGFEARGTMTIQHFDQPQIDIKLQGAGSSQRFHQSHVEGQGAEPPYDLHQSEINVDQRGAEPEPPAVAELSDSLGASSIVKVVGFPVSVDQAQLPVDHNRVGEQWTVQHSPLARLSSKGVRRYYQQRWRVEHLMDYDWWRHGLVCMVCGKSLATLTLSTIKRHILQNHPHSLNFSQAEKENILEAWNERALQHDCTAVQLLMPGLGPSWSAGKRPRCLYQERWRFDYLMDYDRWWHTLVCMVCGKSLTTIALSTIKRHILQNHPHSLNFSQAEKGNILEAWNKTTSQQERAVIKPWTSGKGETPAPNVQAAVAGEIANMEFAQAVDPEWDGQRDGGRSPAEIEVCVEEQELSSPVRTVRGRVPGRDHWRNYQERWRLEYLMDYDRGRHGLVCMVCGSTLATLKLSTIKRHILQKHQDTMGFTLAEKVMVVEEWNKKITTIAKMDFWQLPSSGNGSSSQHPGVIITTQH